In Streptomyces sclerotialus, one genomic interval encodes:
- the lepA gene encoding translation elongation factor 4, producing MPATPTNVPEPSRTDPALIRNFCIIAHIDHGKSTLADRMLQLTGVVEQRQMRAQYLDRMDIERERGITIKSQAVRLPWARTDEENGQTHILNMIDTPGHVDFTYEVSRSLAACEGCILLVDAAQGIEAQTLANLYLAMEHDLQIIPVLNKIDLPAAQPEKFAAELANLVGCEPEDVLKVSAKTGVGVDELLDKVVRDVPAPVGVKDAPARAMIFDSVYDAYRGVVTYVKVVDGTLSKRERIKMMSTGAAHELLEIGTNSPEMQAADGLSVGEVGYLITGVKDVRQSKVGDTITQLTKGAEEPLGGYKDPKPMVFSGLYPLDGSDYPELREALDKLQLNDAALVYEPETSAALGFGFRVGFLGLLHLEVIRERLEREFGLDLIATAPNVIYGVTMEDGTEHEVTNPSEFPSGKIAEVREPIVRATILTPSEFIGSVMELCQNRRGNLLGMDYLSEDRVEIRYTLPLAEVVFDFFDQLKSKTRGYASLDYEPTGEQVADLVKVDILLHGDQVDAFSAICHKEKAYAYGVRLVSKLRELIPRQAFEVPVQAAIGSRVIARETIRAIRKDVLAKCYGGDISRKRKLLEKQKEGKKRMKMVGSVEVPQEAFIAVLSSDSDGDSKGKK from the coding sequence GTGCCCGCGACCCCTACGAACGTGCCGGAGCCGAGCCGTACCGACCCGGCTCTCATCCGTAACTTTTGCATCATCGCGCACATCGACCACGGCAAGTCGACGCTTGCCGACCGGATGCTCCAGCTGACGGGAGTCGTGGAGCAGAGGCAGATGCGCGCGCAGTACCTCGACCGCATGGACATCGAGCGTGAGCGGGGCATCACGATCAAGTCCCAGGCGGTCCGGCTGCCCTGGGCCCGTACGGATGAGGAGAACGGGCAGACCCACATCCTCAACATGATCGACACCCCCGGGCACGTCGACTTCACGTATGAGGTCTCGCGGTCGCTCGCCGCGTGCGAGGGGTGCATCCTGCTCGTCGACGCCGCCCAGGGCATCGAGGCGCAGACGCTCGCCAACCTGTACCTGGCGATGGAGCACGATCTCCAGATCATCCCGGTGCTCAACAAGATCGACCTGCCGGCCGCCCAGCCGGAGAAGTTCGCCGCCGAGCTCGCGAACCTCGTCGGCTGCGAGCCCGAGGACGTCCTGAAGGTCTCCGCGAAGACCGGTGTGGGCGTGGACGAGCTGCTGGACAAGGTCGTGCGGGACGTGCCGGCGCCGGTGGGCGTGAAGGACGCGCCGGCCCGCGCGATGATCTTCGACTCGGTGTACGACGCGTACCGCGGTGTCGTCACGTACGTGAAGGTCGTCGACGGCACGCTCAGCAAGCGCGAGCGCATCAAGATGATGTCGACCGGCGCCGCGCACGAGCTGCTGGAGATCGGGACGAACTCGCCGGAGATGCAGGCCGCCGACGGGCTGTCCGTCGGCGAGGTGGGTTACCTGATCACCGGCGTGAAGGACGTCCGGCAGTCCAAGGTGGGTGACACGATCACCCAGCTCACCAAGGGCGCCGAGGAGCCGCTCGGCGGCTACAAGGACCCCAAGCCGATGGTCTTCTCGGGTCTGTATCCGCTGGACGGCTCGGACTACCCCGAGCTGCGCGAGGCGCTGGACAAGCTCCAGCTGAACGACGCGGCGCTGGTGTACGAGCCGGAGACCTCGGCCGCGCTGGGCTTCGGTTTCCGCGTGGGCTTCCTCGGCCTGCTGCACCTGGAGGTCATCCGGGAGCGGCTGGAGCGCGAGTTCGGCCTCGACCTGATCGCCACCGCGCCGAACGTGATCTACGGCGTGACGATGGAGGACGGCACCGAGCACGAGGTGACCAACCCCTCCGAGTTCCCCAGCGGCAAGATCGCCGAGGTGCGCGAGCCGATCGTGCGGGCGACGATCCTGACCCCGAGCGAGTTCATCGGCTCGGTCATGGAGCTGTGCCAGAACCGCCGCGGCAATCTGCTCGGTATGGACTACCTGTCCGAGGACCGGGTGGAGATCCGGTACACGCTGCCGCTCGCCGAGGTCGTCTTCGACTTCTTCGACCAGCTCAAGTCCAAGACCCGCGGTTACGCCTCGCTGGACTACGAGCCCACCGGCGAGCAGGTCGCCGACCTGGTCAAGGTCGACATCCTGCTGCACGGTGACCAGGTCGACGCGTTCTCCGCGATCTGCCACAAGGAGAAGGCGTACGCGTACGGCGTCCGGCTGGTCTCCAAGCTGCGTGAGCTGATCCCGCGGCAGGCCTTCGAGGTGCCGGTCCAGGCGGCCATCGGCAGCCGGGTGATCGCCCGCGAGACCATCCGCGCCATCCGCAAGGACGTCCTCGCCAAGTGCTACGGCGGTGACATCTCCCGTAAGCGGAAGCTGCTGGAGAAGCAGAAGGAAGGCAAGAAGCGGATGAAGATGGTGGGAAGTGTGGAGGTTCCGCAAGAGGCCTTCATCGCGGTCCTGTCCTCGGACTCCGACGGTGACTCCAAGGGCAAGAAGTAA
- the rpsT gene encoding 30S ribosomal protein S20 — MANIKSQMKRIKTNEKARQRNKAVKSTLKTAIRRTREAVEAGDLQKATTAQAEAAKKLDKAVSKGVIHKNAAANKKSALAKKVASLKA; from the coding sequence GTGGCGAACATCAAGTCCCAGATGAAGCGGATCAAGACCAACGAGAAGGCTCGTCAGCGCAACAAGGCTGTCAAGTCGACTCTGAAGACCGCGATCCGTCGCACCCGTGAGGCCGTGGAGGCCGGTGACCTGCAGAAGGCCACCACCGCCCAGGCCGAGGCCGCCAAGAAGCTCGACAAGGCCGTCAGCAAGGGTGTCATCCACAAGAACGCCGCCGCCAACAAGAAGTCGGCGCTGGCGAAGAAGGTCGCGTCCCTCAAGGCCTGA